A stretch of Oscillatoria sp. FACHB-1407 DNA encodes these proteins:
- a CDS encoding DNA sulfur modification protein DndB — translation MYNAFEYVLQVTKINGDSQDDSSDCYTVVIPLNILQKLLLTNYRPKITREKMTRDLFEKVLSIDVNKVLMERVLNHIDSIVVSLSSSATFEPFTAETSDEQQGQLRISMETDFIVIKGLRALNAIKSHISEIPECWNVAIELKILVPKSGSNNINHSCFDNEESDELSDLINELLSNYSKKKLLIAKVVIEAVEPFKLLTDIENSSLPSRSSKLFTLSSIRLATSALLANMSNISTLQQAELAISYWHTISKYMPEWWRVIKREVSAGEIRRDYVHSHAPVLLGLGYFGAALLQEDPINWEKRLEAIAHINWSRSNPEWDGRIITEGRISKAKSSSLLVASYLKSLLGLSLTPEEGDLEEKLNVMRSLHVNKN, via the coding sequence ATGTATAACGCATTTGAATATGTTCTACAAGTGACCAAAATAAATGGAGACTCACAGGATGATTCAAGCGATTGTTATACAGTAGTGATTCCATTAAATATTCTACAAAAGCTACTATTAACTAACTACCGTCCTAAGATTACTCGCGAAAAGATGACCCGTGATCTTTTTGAAAAAGTACTATCAATAGATGTTAATAAAGTCTTGATGGAAAGAGTACTAAATCATATCGATTCTATAGTCGTCAGCCTTAGCTCTTCCGCTACGTTTGAGCCATTTACTGCCGAAACCTCAGATGAGCAACAAGGTCAACTACGAATATCAATGGAAACTGATTTTATAGTCATTAAAGGACTCCGAGCTTTGAATGCTATAAAGTCACACATCTCTGAAATACCAGAGTGCTGGAATGTAGCCATCGAGCTTAAAATTTTAGTGCCTAAATCTGGCTCTAATAATATAAACCACTCTTGTTTCGATAACGAAGAGTCTGATGAGCTTAGTGATTTAATAAATGAGCTTTTGTCTAACTATTCTAAGAAGAAATTATTGATTGCCAAAGTAGTAATTGAGGCAGTAGAACCCTTTAAATTACTAACAGATATTGAGAACAGTAGCTTACCATCTCGCTCCAGTAAATTATTTACTCTAAGTAGTATCAGGCTAGCTACTTCTGCTTTGTTAGCAAACATGAGTAATATCAGCACTCTTCAGCAAGCAGAATTAGCAATTAGTTACTGGCATACAATCAGCAAATACATGCCTGAATGGTGGCGAGTTATCAAGCGGGAAGTAAGCGCGGGAGAAATTCGTCGAGATTATGTTCATAGCCATGCTCCTGTACTGCTTGGTTTAGGATATTTTGGAGCAGCTTTGCTTCAGGAAGATCCCATTAATTGGGAAAAACGTTTAGAGGCGATCGCTCATATTAATTGGTCGCGTTCTAACCCGGAATGGGATGGACGAATCATAACTGAAGGTCGAATTTCTAAAGCAAAAAGTAGTTCTCTCTTGGTAGCTTCCTATCTAAAGAGCCTTTTAGGATTAAGCCTAACTCCTGAGGAAGGCGATCTAGAGGAAAAATTAAATGTAATGCGTTCCCTTCATGTAAATAAGAACTGA
- a CDS encoding transglutaminase domain-containing protein, protein MRFLLLDLPILLLKGLLTLLVFLTPVLGVWLASSLVAYTNGTTWLVVFSGILLFPLLPIAWDLWGRKRRNLKPQILTWGDRIILRTLLLNLIFLICLLALRPQTSFLALSTRGDWMLDGRQEPRIELVRRSLFKLANGLEWLYLAVHQNPYTQYADTRDIRPTLQPEVQPSPQPTQSSQTSPQPQPTSQPAPSPSTTDRTNLWSVDASIHPAVAQMPPSVETSIASVAQYIAQQEKDPFLRVKALHDYVADRIAYDAPAYFGQAPRPPQDAETVFRTRKAVCAGYAKLLEALGQAIGEEIVYVVGDSRSQISDLNGSGHAWNAAKIEGNWYLIDATWNSGYVDASGFTKRYSASYLFPPPEVMIISHFPDDPAWQLLPQPLSRGDFLRQPMLRPNFFAQGLKLISPTRSQTDVRDDAVIQLQNPNQRWLMAIYGVKGSGQAEKCSEQISQDPQLSCSLPGTGTYEVRLFSGNQQYGQYEYVGQLEFNKG, encoded by the coding sequence ATGCGCTTCCTCCTCCTTGACCTACCTATCCTGCTGCTGAAAGGATTATTGACCTTGCTGGTCTTCCTGACACCTGTGCTAGGTGTGTGGTTAGCCTCCTCCCTGGTCGCGTATACGAATGGTACAACTTGGTTGGTCGTCTTCTCTGGCATTCTCCTATTTCCCCTGCTCCCGATCGCCTGGGATCTGTGGGGTAGGAAACGGCGCAACCTCAAACCGCAAATTTTGACCTGGGGCGATCGCATTATCCTGCGAACCCTATTGCTCAACCTCATTTTTCTGATTTGCCTGCTGGCACTCCGTCCCCAAACCTCATTTCTCGCCCTTTCAACACGGGGCGACTGGATGTTGGATGGCAGGCAGGAACCCCGAATCGAACTGGTACGGAGATCGTTGTTCAAACTGGCAAACGGACTGGAATGGCTGTATCTGGCAGTTCATCAGAATCCCTACACGCAGTACGCCGACACCAGAGATATTCGCCCGACTCTCCAACCTGAAGTTCAACCCTCTCCGCAACCAACCCAAAGCAGTCAAACTTCCCCACAACCACAGCCGACATCACAACCTGCTCCAAGCCCCTCTACAACGGATCGGACAAACCTGTGGTCGGTTGATGCAAGCATCCATCCTGCGGTTGCTCAGATGCCTCCCTCTGTCGAAACCAGCATTGCATCGGTTGCCCAATACATCGCTCAACAGGAAAAAGACCCATTTTTACGGGTAAAGGCGCTGCACGATTATGTTGCTGATCGCATCGCCTATGATGCGCCTGCCTACTTTGGACAAGCGCCTCGTCCGCCTCAAGATGCGGAGACTGTCTTTCGCACCCGGAAAGCAGTTTGTGCTGGGTATGCCAAGCTACTGGAAGCATTGGGGCAGGCGATCGGGGAAGAAATCGTGTATGTCGTCGGGGATTCCCGGAGTCAGATTAGTGACCTCAATGGTAGTGGTCATGCCTGGAATGCCGCCAAGATTGAAGGAAATTGGTATTTAATCGATGCCACCTGGAATAGCGGTTATGTGGATGCATCTGGCTTCACTAAACGATATAGCGCGAGCTATCTCTTTCCGCCGCCAGAAGTCATGATTATTAGCCACTTTCCTGACGATCCGGCTTGGCAGCTTTTGCCGCAACCCCTGTCTCGCGGAGACTTTCTACGGCAACCCATGTTGCGCCCTAATTTCTTCGCTCAAGGGCTGAAACTCATCTCACCGACGCGATCGCAAACGGATGTTCGAGATGATGCTGTGATCCAGCTTCAAAATCCGAATCAGCGGTGGTTAATGGCGATTTATGGAGTCAAGGGAAGTGGGCAAGCTGAAAAATGTTCCGAGCAAATCAGCCAAGACCCTCAGTTATCTTGTTCTTTACCGGGTACTGGCACCTACGAAGTGCGCTTGTTTAGCGGCAATCAACAGTATGGGCAATACGAGTACGTCGGGCAACTAGAATTCAACAAGGGTTAG
- a CDS encoding trypco2 family protein, protein MEDNAISLSEFIEHVKQELLKSVPGEAGEVSPLLVDSVELELKVAVKRDDKGNIRTDVVTTNVKGEEQNNVQVLRVKLSPLGQVPSSVKQSIEAIFKGNDEGSESVGEIPPWE, encoded by the coding sequence ATGGAAGATAACGCCATTAGTCTCTCTGAATTTATCGAGCATGTGAAACAAGAATTACTGAAATCCGTTCCCGGAGAGGCAGGGGAAGTTTCACCGTTACTTGTTGATTCGGTTGAGCTTGAACTCAAAGTCGCTGTAAAGAGGGACGATAAAGGAAATATCAGAACTGATGTTGTTACCACTAATGTAAAGGGTGAGGAGCAAAATAATGTACAGGTGTTAAGAGTAAAACTCTCTCCTCTAGGTCAAGTGCCCTCAAGTGTTAAACAAAGTATCGAGGCTATCTTTAAAGGGAATGATGAGGGATCAGAGTCTGTTGGAGAAATTCCTCCATGGGAATAG
- a CDS encoding 6-pyruvoyl trahydropterin synthase family protein: MPKWKLTTEFTFDAAHYIRDYDGPCGRMHGHTYRVRIEATSSQLHASEYCPHPVMVADFRTLRWAKQDLLKGGFDHSVLNEVLPEGYETTAEMIAQYIYDKTKKQLPPDVKLKVAVSETPNSWAEYEDD, from the coding sequence ATGCCCAAGTGGAAGCTCACCACTGAATTTACCTTTGATGCCGCTCACTATATCCGGGACTACGACGGTCCATGTGGGCGGATGCATGGGCATACCTATAGGGTGCGGATTGAGGCAACCTCCAGCCAGCTTCATGCCTCGGAGTACTGTCCTCATCCTGTTATGGTTGCTGATTTCCGCACACTGCGTTGGGCAAAGCAAGACTTACTCAAAGGAGGGTTTGACCACTCAGTTCTGAACGAGGTTCTGCCCGAAGGCTACGAAACCACTGCCGAGATGATCGCCCAATACATTTACGACAAGACGAAAAAGCAATTACCCCCGGATGTGAAGCTGAAGGTCGCTGTGTCTGAGACTCCTAACTCTTGGGCGGAGTATGAGGACGACTAG
- a CDS encoding 7-carboxy-7-deazaguanine synthase QueE: protein MTSLIPATPTSKTASAVLPVVETFHSVQGEGVWAGTNAFFIRLAGCDVGCPWCDTKHSWNARRHPQRLTTDLIAEAKAANPAIVVITGGEPLMYDLSSLSNGLRAAGLRVHLETSGAHPFSGSFDWITFSPKRSKPPHESIYPRVSELKVVVSEQADLTWAEDQATKIPTDAIWLLQPEWGTPDSYSLIFEYVLSHPEWRISLQTHKFTNIR from the coding sequence ATGACAAGCTTGATTCCCGCTACCCCAACTTCTAAAACAGCCTCAGCAGTCCTGCCAGTAGTGGAAACCTTCCATTCAGTCCAAGGTGAGGGAGTCTGGGCAGGCACGAACGCCTTCTTTATTCGGCTAGCTGGATGTGACGTGGGCTGTCCCTGGTGTGACACTAAGCATTCCTGGAATGCGCGTCGCCATCCTCAACGCCTCACTACCGACCTGATTGCGGAAGCTAAAGCAGCAAATCCGGCGATCGTTGTCATTACGGGTGGCGAACCCCTGATGTATGACCTCTCTTCTCTCAGCAATGGGTTGAGAGCCGCAGGGCTGCGAGTCCATCTAGAAACCTCTGGCGCACATCCCTTCAGTGGCAGCTTCGACTGGATTACCTTCTCCCCTAAGCGATCCAAGCCTCCTCACGAAAGCATTTATCCACGAGTCAGTGAACTGAAGGTCGTAGTTTCTGAACAGGCTGATTTGACCTGGGCAGAGGATCAGGCAACCAAAATCCCAACTGATGCAATCTGGCTCCTCCAACCAGAATGGGGCACACCTGATAGCTACTCGCTCATCTTCGAGTACGTTCTCAGCCACCCAGAATGGAGAATCAGCTTGCAGACCCACAAATTCACCAATATTCGATGA
- the queC gene encoding 7-cyano-7-deazaguanine synthase QueC, translating into MSAPKAVVLLSGGLDSATSAAQAIADGYELIALSLHYGQRHDRELIAAKRVAEHLGIKEHFVVDVNLAKWGGSALTDQAVDLPTDGVKPGVIPITYVPGRNTVFLAIALSLAEAKGAEAIYLGINAVDYSGYPDCRPEYLDAVQHLATLSSKAGLEGNAPKLVAPLVMDSKVDIVQRALRLGLPIQLTWSCYQGDDEPCGLCDSCRIRDRALIEAGRPDLATSIGRGLYNQELAPSVPVS; encoded by the coding sequence ATGAGTGCCCCCAAAGCTGTTGTTTTGTTGTCTGGTGGTCTGGATTCAGCAACCTCTGCTGCCCAGGCGATCGCTGACGGTTACGAACTGATTGCCCTGTCGCTCCATTATGGTCAACGCCACGATCGCGAACTAATTGCCGCTAAACGGGTGGCTGAGCATCTAGGGATCAAAGAACACTTCGTGGTGGATGTGAACCTGGCAAAGTGGGGTGGTTCTGCTCTCACTGACCAGGCTGTAGACCTGCCCACTGACGGTGTGAAGCCTGGTGTCATTCCCATTACCTATGTACCAGGACGGAATACGGTCTTTCTGGCGATCGCTCTTTCCTTAGCAGAAGCCAAAGGAGCGGAAGCAATTTATTTGGGGATCAATGCCGTGGACTACTCCGGCTACCCTGACTGCCGACCGGAGTACCTGGACGCTGTTCAGCATCTTGCCACTCTCTCTTCCAAGGCTGGATTAGAAGGAAATGCGCCTAAGCTCGTTGCTCCATTGGTGATGGATTCCAAAGTAGACATTGTGCAACGGGCATTGCGATTGGGCTTACCCATCCAACTTACCTGGTCTTGCTATCAGGGAGACGATGAACCCTGTGGGTTGTGTGATTCCTGCCGAATTCGCGATCGTGCCTTGATTGAGGCAGGCAGACCAGACTTAGCAACGTCGATTGGACGGGGACTGTATAACCAGGAATTAGCCCCCTCCGTTCCGGTATCCTAG
- the dpdA gene encoding tRNA-guanine transglycosylase DpdA, translated as MPHPRVLVVTSCTGEKCAKPENQLTLADFKDPEQLQRREAELAEFVCAAGKMYTGMQHLRLMEGVQLLRQSLGQDAVDVAILSAGYGLVEENRAIAPYEVTFNGMKGYEVDSWAQHLNVHEALEQAVQGYDLIFLLLGDNYLRAIKLPVETKPNQTIIALTSQGSAKLVKGLSAKTFVLPLTNQDAQKYSYGLVGLKGFLFKRFAETASKDSDWLPKVYQTPELFTETLVQAIAQLELALPEVVAQPKPAKASKAKTAKTLEVEDEDVEDSEFLPIPEVPAAANLHLGMQYFIPEWDDHVDPGYDFLNNRLTPGRDPYADEVYAHQIYPTPNYDGILVSKVVVDSSKKKRARVEIVGIHNFIRFPGKVMGDCGAFGYIKEDVPPYNTTEILDYYQNLGFDFGVSIDHLIVGPFAQPGIRERRYELTKRNAQDFLKKHQMGGYTFTPIGVAQGWSPETYAEAVKDNISMGYDYIALGGLARATSKEIISILAEIRPHLTDKTRLHLFGVARINAIPVFRHLGVTSFDSASPLRRAWLGSGANYHTLTSKMYTAARIPPVDSHGVRIKRLLEAGVSDQDTLRGMEQSALKALREFDAGTLGLEATLEALLTYDELLELPRDGKVDPIDQAKRRVKHERMYRDLLQDKPWKNCNCVICEEIGVEVIIFRGNDRNRRRGFHNTYVFYKRFQELLRQLKDPLTNGSQPSTDNLAPLVAPDGVV; from the coding sequence ATGCCCCATCCTCGTGTTCTCGTTGTTACCTCCTGTACTGGAGAAAAATGTGCTAAGCCTGAAAATCAACTGACTCTGGCAGACTTCAAAGATCCGGAACAGCTTCAGCGACGGGAAGCAGAGTTAGCCGAGTTTGTTTGTGCTGCCGGGAAAATGTATACGGGGATGCAACACCTTCGACTCATGGAGGGCGTGCAACTGCTGCGCCAGTCCTTAGGGCAGGATGCAGTAGATGTCGCGATTTTGTCAGCAGGGTACGGGCTGGTTGAAGAGAACCGGGCGATCGCTCCCTACGAGGTCACCTTTAACGGGATGAAGGGGTATGAGGTGGATTCGTGGGCGCAACATCTGAACGTGCATGAAGCCTTGGAGCAAGCCGTGCAGGGCTACGACCTGATATTTCTCCTGCTTGGTGACAACTACTTACGAGCTATTAAGTTACCTGTTGAAACCAAACCAAACCAAACCATTATCGCCCTGACCTCACAGGGAAGTGCCAAACTCGTTAAAGGGCTGTCTGCCAAAACCTTTGTACTCCCTCTAACAAACCAGGATGCCCAGAAGTATTCCTACGGTTTGGTTGGATTGAAAGGTTTCCTATTTAAGCGGTTTGCAGAGACAGCTAGTAAAGATTCGGATTGGCTACCAAAGGTTTACCAAACTCCAGAGCTATTCACCGAAACTTTAGTTCAGGCGATCGCGCAACTTGAATTGGCGTTACCTGAAGTAGTGGCGCAACCTAAACCAGCTAAAGCATCGAAAGCAAAAACAGCAAAGACCTTAGAAGTAGAAGACGAAGATGTAGAAGATAGTGAGTTTTTGCCCATTCCAGAAGTTCCTGCGGCTGCCAACTTACACTTAGGAATGCAGTACTTCATCCCCGAATGGGACGACCATGTAGACCCAGGCTACGACTTCTTAAACAATCGCTTGACTCCAGGTCGCGATCCCTATGCCGATGAAGTTTATGCTCACCAAATCTATCCCACCCCTAACTATGACGGGATTTTGGTCTCGAAAGTTGTCGTCGATAGCAGTAAGAAGAAGCGAGCCAGAGTGGAGATTGTAGGCATTCACAACTTCATTCGCTTTCCTGGGAAGGTGATGGGAGACTGCGGTGCGTTTGGATACATCAAAGAGGATGTACCTCCTTACAACACAACTGAAATTTTGGATTATTACCAGAATTTAGGCTTTGACTTTGGCGTAAGCATTGACCACCTGATCGTAGGACCTTTCGCGCAACCTGGAATTCGCGAACGACGCTATGAACTGACGAAGCGAAATGCTCAAGACTTTCTTAAGAAGCACCAGATGGGAGGATACACGTTTACCCCCATTGGAGTGGCTCAAGGTTGGAGTCCAGAAACCTATGCAGAAGCGGTCAAGGACAATATCAGCATGGGTTATGACTACATTGCGTTGGGTGGACTTGCCCGTGCCACCAGCAAAGAAATTATTTCTATCCTGGCGGAGATTCGTCCTCACCTAACTGACAAAACTCGTTTGCACCTGTTTGGGGTAGCACGCATCAATGCAATTCCTGTATTTCGTCATCTGGGAGTTACCAGTTTTGACTCTGCGAGTCCTTTGCGTCGTGCTTGGTTAGGTTCGGGGGCTAACTACCATACTCTTACAAGCAAGATGTACACAGCCGCTCGGATTCCACCAGTCGATAGTCATGGAGTAAGGATCAAACGGTTGCTAGAAGCAGGTGTGTCGGATCAAGATACGCTGAGGGGAATGGAGCAATCGGCTCTGAAGGCTCTGAGAGAATTTGATGCGGGAACTTTAGGCTTAGAAGCAACATTAGAGGCGTTACTTACCTATGATGAACTACTAGAATTGCCCCGCGATGGTAAAGTAGACCCGATCGATCAGGCAAAGCGTCGGGTCAAGCATGAGCGGATGTATCGGGATTTGCTCCAAGACAAACCTTGGAAGAACTGTAATTGTGTGATCTGCGAAGAAATCGGTGTTGAGGTGATTATATTTCGAGGGAACGATCGTAATCGTCGCAGAGGTTTTCACAATACCTATGTGTTCTACAAACGGTTCCAAGAATTGCTGCGACAATTGAAAGACCCCTTAACGAACGGTAGCCAGCCTAGTACGGATAATTTGGCTCCGTTGGTAGCTCCAGATGGCGTAGTCTAG
- a CDS encoding caspase, EACC1-associated type, with translation MAKVALLIGVTDYKIEGSNLGFTNLPSAKLDVEGMKRILESPDLGAFDEVESLLNPTYSEMSGAIEDFLGKPQKNDTVLLYFSGHGAKDGKRRLYFAAKGTVKNEKDQLKITTAVSSQVVSEQLEDCKATKKIMILDCCFSGAIDPNAKGDDTSEVLESSLSEAKGSIILTSSSSTEISYGDATQMSFYTRYLVQGVESGEADRDANGQLSISELHAYVTAKLRVEKATMNPKVFLPREEGFYNAPFISVPITDPRQAYRKKVKDYIDRGLAKQGKFDFNMEQVLKSDRDQINQVSKSELSLDDAKAIENELLHPILQRLKNLSDYRKAFREHLETQTLDQSHQSLKLWRENVLKLTDADVAEIEQEERQRQEQLKREAAEQQRQAEEEERQRWQSEQLRQQQAAEADRLKGNYAHLEALLKAENWQEADQETVKQMCQIMGRQQEGYLKVEDAEQFPGADMRAIDQLWVKYSNGKFGFSVQKEIWQQCNTPTSFDLEKFGKEVMWLKFVNEWKWKIYRELTWDISAPKGHLPSWRGLTTGRRHEGLAFVGSGIWARWADGEGFPGERMEALLSRIAAEAEKGNYAHLEALLKAGNWQEADQETFKQMCQVMGRQQEGYLKVEDIEQFPCADMRAIDQLWVRYSNGKFGFSVQKKIWQGCGSPTEYNKQWEKFGIEVGWRSKGMMGRGASWKGCGDLAFTVGAPVGHLPWRVGFGDWVVRGEVGEVGVEVEWCSLFSRVRRCKL, from the coding sequence ATGGCAAAAGTAGCACTCCTGATCGGTGTAACCGATTACAAAATTGAAGGTAGCAATTTAGGTTTTACCAATCTACCCAGTGCGAAGCTGGATGTAGAAGGGATGAAACGGATTCTGGAATCTCCAGATTTGGGGGCTTTTGATGAAGTGGAATCTCTGCTGAATCCTACATATTCGGAAATGAGTGGGGCTATAGAGGATTTTTTAGGCAAGCCTCAGAAGAATGATACTGTCCTACTTTATTTCTCTGGACATGGTGCAAAAGACGGAAAGCGGAGATTGTATTTTGCTGCGAAAGGAACGGTAAAGAATGAGAAAGATCAATTAAAGATAACAACGGCTGTATCTTCTCAAGTTGTTAGTGAACAACTGGAAGACTGCAAAGCTACAAAAAAGATTATGATTTTGGATTGTTGCTTTAGTGGCGCGATCGATCCCAATGCTAAAGGTGATGATACATCAGAGGTCTTAGAATCATCGCTATCGGAAGCTAAAGGAAGTATTATTCTTACGTCTTCTAGTTCTACTGAGATCTCCTACGGTGATGCAACTCAAATGTCGTTTTATACACGCTACCTCGTTCAGGGAGTTGAGAGTGGTGAAGCCGACCGAGATGCTAATGGTCAGCTTTCTATCAGTGAATTGCACGCTTATGTGACAGCGAAACTGCGAGTAGAAAAAGCAACGATGAATCCTAAAGTTTTCCTTCCACGGGAAGAGGGATTTTATAATGCTCCATTTATTAGCGTGCCGATCACTGACCCCAGACAAGCATATCGCAAGAAGGTAAAAGATTACATAGACCGGGGATTGGCAAAACAAGGAAAGTTTGATTTCAACATGGAACAGGTGCTAAAAAGTGACCGAGATCAGATTAACCAAGTCAGTAAATCTGAACTTTCACTAGACGATGCTAAAGCAATTGAAAACGAACTTTTACATCCGATTCTACAACGTCTGAAGAATCTAAGCGACTATAGAAAAGCTTTTCGTGAACATCTGGAAACTCAAACACTAGATCAGTCTCACCAAAGCCTAAAGCTATGGCGAGAGAATGTCTTGAAACTGACCGATGCAGACGTCGCTGAGATTGAGCAAGAGGAGCGGCAACGGCAAGAACAACTCAAACGGGAGGCGGCTGAACAGCAACGGCAGGCGGAAGAGGAGGAAAGACAACGGTGGCAATCCGAGCAACTAAGGCAACAGCAAGCAGCAGAGGCGGACAGACTAAAAGGGAATTATGCCCACTTAGAAGCTCTGCTGAAGGCAGAAAACTGGCAAGAGGCAGACCAGGAAACCGTTAAGCAGATGTGCCAGATCATGGGGCGACAGCAAGAAGGCTATCTAAAAGTTGAGGATGCTGAGCAGTTTCCCGGTGCTGACATGCGGGCGATCGATCAACTTTGGGTGAAGTATAGCAACGGCAAGTTTGGCTTCAGTGTTCAGAAAGAAATTTGGCAGCAGTGCAATACCCCCACGAGCTTTGATCTGGAGAAGTTTGGGAAAGAGGTGATGTGGCTGAAGTTTGTAAATGAGTGGAAATGGAAGATTTACCGTGAATTAACTTGGGATATCTCTGCTCCCAAGGGACACCTCCCGTCGTGGAGAGGGCTCACGACGGGGAGACGTCATGAGGGGCTAGCATTCGTGGGGAGCGGTATATGGGCGAGGTGGGCAGACGGGGAGGGGTTCCCAGGGGAGAGGATGGAGGCTCTTCTCTCACGCATTGCAGCAGAAGCAGAAAAAGGGAATTATGCCCACTTAGAAGCTCTGCTGAAGGCAGGAAACTGGCAAGAGGCAGATCAGGAAACCTTTAAGCAGATGTGCCAGGTCATGGGGCGACAGCAAGAAGGCTATCTAAAAGTTGAGGATATTGAGCAGTTTCCCTGTGCTGACATGCGGGCGATCGATCAACTCTGGGTGAGGTATAGCAACGGCAAGTTTGGCTTCAGTGTTCAGAAAAAAATTTGGCAAGGGTGCGGTAGCCCTACAGAATATAATAAGCAGTGGGAAAAGTTTGGGATAGAGGTGGGGTGGCGATCGAAGGGGATGATGGGACGGGGGGCATCGTGGAAAGGGTGTGGCGACTTAGCTTTTACCGTAGGTGCTCCCGTGGGACACCTCCCTTGGAGGGTGGGTTTTGGAGATTGGGTGGTGAGGGGTGAGGTGGGAGAGGTAGGGGTGGAAGTGGAGTGGTGTAGTCTCTTCTCTCGTGTACGAAGATGTAAACTGTAG
- a CDS encoding helix-turn-helix domain-containing protein, whose amino-acid sequence MPDGSTSQNLCFLLWRENEPRQTWANKLANWLGCDLLRAERLLRGEEQLRQEELQAIANQLNLPEDDVVAFWQTNLLDQSGISIYEENLRYLLRSVKELKKGRKQEFAQAIGVDATTVSRWASGKFFPDSDKALRICKFFRPYSYTDLKEEPLFLSPSPVDVMEQRAWLEERFREMSDRTIQQLFPALERLLKVL is encoded by the coding sequence ATGCCTGACGGATCAACTTCGCAAAACTTGTGTTTTCTCTTATGGCGGGAGAATGAACCCAGGCAAACCTGGGCAAACAAACTCGCTAACTGGTTAGGCTGCGACCTGTTGAGGGCAGAAAGGCTTCTTCGGGGGGAAGAACAACTGCGTCAGGAGGAATTGCAGGCGATCGCTAACCAGCTAAATTTGCCCGAAGATGACGTTGTGGCATTTTGGCAAACAAATTTACTGGATCAAAGCGGCATTAGCATCTACGAGGAGAACCTAAGATACTTGCTTCGGTCGGTGAAGGAGCTAAAGAAGGGGCGCAAACAAGAATTTGCTCAGGCGATCGGGGTTGACGCAACCACTGTTTCTCGGTGGGCTAGTGGTAAATTTTTTCCAGACTCCGATAAAGCTTTAAGGATCTGCAAGTTTTTTAGACCCTACAGCTATACGGATCTCAAAGAAGAACCTCTATTTCTATCGCCTAGCCCTGTTGATGTGATGGAACAGAGAGCTTGGTTGGAGGAGAGGTTTAGAGAGATGAGCGATCGTACGATTCAGCAACTTTTTCCAGCACTGGAACGACTTCTGAAAGTTCTATAA